Proteins encoded by one window of Geobacter sp. DSM 9736:
- a CDS encoding GDP-mannose 4,6-dehydratase, which yields MKKALITGIAGQDGSYLADLLLAKGYEVHGIVRRIAIEDTEHKLKNLRHILDKVHLHVASLDNVLSMIKVIKDLVPDECYHLAASSFVSYSFEDEISIINNNVDSTHYLLAAIKEFAPECRVYFAGTSEMFGTVSSAPQDESTPFNPRSIYGISKVASYHLVKNYREQYGMFACSGILYNHESPRRGYEFVTRKIVSSAVKIKLGLLESLTLGNLDASRDWGYAPDYVNAMWLMLQGESPDDYVVATGKTHTVREFVSHVFSFLGLDYRQYVHTDPKLFRPAEKVPLCGNPSRIIQRLGWSRTIDFQTLLKTMVEAELALYRDREKSAGAAG from the coding sequence ATGAAAAAAGCGCTTATTACCGGCATTGCAGGGCAGGACGGTTCGTACCTCGCCGATCTCCTCCTCGCCAAGGGGTACGAAGTCCACGGCATCGTGCGCCGGATCGCCATAGAGGACACCGAGCACAAGCTGAAAAACCTGCGCCACATCCTGGACAAGGTCCACCTCCATGTGGCATCCCTGGACAACGTCCTTTCCATGATAAAGGTGATAAAGGATCTTGTTCCGGACGAGTGCTACCACCTGGCAGCTTCCAGCTTCGTAAGCTATTCCTTCGAGGACGAGATTTCCATAATCAACAACAACGTTGACAGCACTCACTATCTCCTTGCGGCCATCAAGGAGTTTGCTCCTGAATGCCGCGTCTACTTTGCCGGGACGAGCGAGATGTTCGGCACAGTCTCCTCGGCGCCCCAGGATGAAAGCACTCCCTTCAATCCCCGCTCCATCTACGGGATATCAAAAGTGGCCAGTTACCACCTGGTGAAGAACTACCGTGAGCAGTACGGGATGTTCGCCTGCTCCGGGATCCTCTACAACCACGAGTCCCCCCGCCGCGGCTACGAATTCGTCACCAGGAAGATCGTCTCCTCGGCGGTAAAGATCAAGCTCGGGCTTCTGGAATCCCTAACCCTCGGCAATCTCGACGCCTCCCGCGACTGGGGATATGCCCCCGACTACGTGAACGCCATGTGGCTCATGCTTCAGGGGGAATCACCCGACGATTACGTTGTTGCCACCGGGAAGACACACACGGTCCGGGAATTCGTTTCCCACGTCTTCTCCTTTCTCGGGCTCGACTACCGCCAGTACGTGCATACGGATCCGAAGCTCTTTCGCCCGGCGGAGAAGGTTCCCCTGTGCGGCAACCCGTCAAGGATCATCCAGCGGCTCGGTTGGTCCCGCACCATCGATTTCCAGACGCTGCTCAAAACAATGGTGGAGGCCGAACTCGCACTCTACCGCGACCGCGAGAAGTCTGCCGGAGCCGCCGGGTGA
- a CDS encoding class I SAM-dependent methyltransferase — protein sequence MSAGCTICGGGTVAEIFRATILGKHNVAFNRCGACGFISTEKPYWLDEAYSQAITKADVGLVQRNMRRIPIIQALIGTSFRGDGRFVDYGGGYGLFVRMMRDRGFDFYRYDRHCENLFAEGFEANGDSGGFELVTAMELFEHLVDPVAEVEQMLRFSRSIFFTTELVPDPPPAPGDWWYYGLDHGQHVSFYTKQSLTALARRLGLRLYSDGKRRHLLTERKISPILFRLATTYKSAIFLAPFFRRTCLVPDDYLRVTGHSQKGTNL from the coding sequence ATGAGCGCAGGATGTACAATCTGTGGCGGAGGGACTGTCGCGGAGATTTTCCGGGCCACCATTCTCGGGAAGCACAACGTCGCCTTCAATCGCTGCGGGGCCTGCGGGTTCATCAGCACCGAGAAACCCTACTGGCTCGATGAAGCCTACAGTCAGGCCATCACCAAGGCTGACGTGGGGCTCGTGCAGCGCAACATGCGACGCATTCCAATTATCCAGGCGCTTATCGGTACCTCCTTCCGGGGGGATGGCCGGTTCGTGGACTACGGGGGAGGGTACGGACTCTTCGTGCGGATGATGCGGGACCGGGGTTTCGACTTCTACCGCTACGACCGCCACTGCGAGAACCTGTTCGCCGAAGGCTTTGAAGCCAACGGAGACAGCGGCGGTTTCGAGCTGGTGACCGCCATGGAGCTGTTTGAGCACCTCGTGGACCCGGTCGCGGAGGTCGAACAGATGCTCCGTTTCTCCCGCTCGATCTTCTTTACGACCGAACTGGTCCCGGACCCTCCGCCGGCTCCCGGCGACTGGTGGTACTACGGCCTCGATCACGGGCAGCATGTGTCGTTCTATACGAAACAGTCGTTGACTGCCCTGGCGCGCCGGCTTGGCCTGCGCCTCTACTCAGACGGAAAGCGGCGGCACCTTCTGACTGAGCGGAAGATCTCCCCGATTCTCTTCCGGCTCGCCACCACGTACAAGTCGGCTATCTTCCTGGCACCCTTCTTCCGCCGGACCTGCCTGGTGCCGGACGACTACCTGCGGGTTACGGGGCATTCCCAGAAAGGAACGAACCTATGA
- a CDS encoding glycosyltransferase gives MVIEMIYKLQVMADRFRPRRVMGLYRNKCAPSRGSALVSYMPLPLVGDPAFFKGHSNVWESAEVVATFNRLGYRVDLLNWRDASFVPPAVYDIVFDIHGNLSRYSAPRSSAVFYVTGSNPSFSNRAEQERLDAVARRRGASLKPRRKIGEEEIRTFNANLERADLILLVGNETTAGTFPEHIRRKMRCICATGSYLPSLSAPDLRGNGREFLWFNGQGAVHKGLDLVLEVFARHRDLTLHVVGPYLKEDDFVSSYRRELTELPNIRSHGFLYPAGKKFRQIAARTGFFISPSCSEGMSTSAITCMQHGMIPILSANCGITLPAGVGRVLDTCSVEEIEEAVLSMAALSDGDRREMMEATGAFAAGSFTREGYSRTLEDALAALVRGAGA, from the coding sequence ATGGTCATAGAGATGATTTACAAGCTGCAAGTGATGGCGGACCGGTTCCGCCCCCGACGGGTCATGGGCCTTTACCGGAACAAGTGCGCTCCTTCACGGGGCTCGGCCCTCGTCAGCTACATGCCGCTGCCGCTGGTGGGAGACCCGGCTTTCTTCAAGGGGCACTCCAACGTCTGGGAGAGCGCAGAGGTGGTGGCCACCTTCAACCGGCTCGGTTACCGGGTTGACCTGCTCAACTGGCGCGACGCTTCCTTCGTTCCACCGGCTGTCTACGACATCGTGTTCGACATTCACGGGAACCTTTCCCGCTATTCCGCGCCCCGAAGCAGTGCTGTATTCTACGTTACCGGGAGCAATCCCTCTTTTTCAAATCGCGCCGAGCAGGAGCGGCTTGACGCCGTGGCGAGGCGGCGGGGGGCATCCCTTAAGCCCCGGCGAAAGATAGGCGAGGAAGAAATCCGGACATTCAACGCAAACCTGGAGCGTGCGGACCTGATCCTGCTGGTGGGGAACGAGACGACTGCGGGAACTTTCCCCGAGCATATCCGGAGAAAGATGCGGTGCATCTGCGCCACCGGCTCCTATCTGCCCTCTCTCTCCGCACCGGACCTGCGGGGCAATGGACGGGAATTTCTCTGGTTCAACGGCCAGGGAGCCGTGCACAAGGGACTGGATCTCGTCCTGGAGGTCTTCGCACGGCATCGGGATCTTACCCTCCACGTAGTGGGTCCGTACCTGAAAGAGGATGATTTCGTCAGCTCGTACCGGAGGGAACTGACGGAGCTTCCGAATATCCGCAGCCACGGCTTTCTCTACCCTGCGGGAAAGAAGTTCAGGCAGATCGCTGCCCGGACCGGTTTCTTTATCAGCCCTTCCTGCAGCGAGGGAATGTCCACCTCCGCCATCACATGCATGCAGCACGGCATGATCCCGATCCTCAGCGCGAACTGCGGCATCACGCTGCCGGCCGGTGTGGGACGTGTACTGGATACCTGTTCGGTGGAGGAAATCGAGGAGGCGGTGCTTTCGATGGCTGCGCTTTCCGACGGCGACAGGAGAGAGATGATGGAGGCGACCGGTGCCTTCGCGGCCGGATCATTTACCCGCGAGGGTTACTCGCGCACTCTGGAAGATGCCTTGGCGGCGCTGGTACGAGGGGCAGGGGCATGA
- a CDS encoding class I SAM-dependent methyltransferase — translation MQDFEGLKVYENANPKILELYEGEERVLDIGCGAGALGAAIRKINPKAVVHGVDASPEAGKLAADRLDWFRCMDLDNEPLPHGPERYDLIIFGDVLEHLKNPYRLLSQSRDLLAPSGKVILSLPNIANYSLRLRLLFGRFEYRDTGIMDRTHLRFFTDASAREMIDRCGFVIEERRYISRFPRLCGPLMCGLLAVQFIFKLSIR, via the coding sequence GTGCAAGATTTTGAAGGACTCAAGGTATATGAGAATGCCAATCCCAAAATCCTCGAACTTTACGAGGGAGAGGAGCGGGTCCTCGATATCGGTTGCGGAGCCGGAGCCCTCGGGGCTGCCATCCGAAAAATAAATCCGAAAGCGGTCGTTCATGGAGTGGACGCTTCACCGGAGGCAGGAAAGCTTGCAGCCGACAGACTTGACTGGTTCCGATGCATGGACCTGGACAACGAGCCGCTCCCTCACGGGCCGGAGCGGTACGACCTGATCATCTTCGGGGATGTTCTCGAACATCTCAAAAACCCATACCGTCTCCTTTCGCAGTCGAGAGATCTGCTGGCTCCTTCGGGAAAGGTGATACTGTCCTTGCCGAACATAGCGAATTACAGCCTCCGATTACGGCTTCTCTTCGGGAGGTTCGAGTACCGGGACACCGGGATCATGGACCGGACCCACCTTCGTTTCTTTACCGATGCGAGCGCCCGGGAGATGATAGATCGTTGCGGGTTCGTCATCGAGGAGCGCAGGTACATCTCCCGATTCCCGCGGTTGTGCGGGCCGCTCATGTGTGGCCTGCTGGCGGTCCAGTTCATTTTCAAGCTAAGCATCCGCTGA
- a CDS encoding glycosyltransferase family A protein, whose translation MYSLKLFLYRLLRSFIRSADIPEKKIRNYLDAMQGRGLPQRGKGDVKSLAVVVPCYGHAQYLEQAAESLLKQTRPPDEVVFVEDHSPDATGEILAALAPAFAANGIACTILRNPHNRGQAESLNLGIEAASSEVIMILNDDDYLMLDAVEVMFKLFGRYQDVFLIGGHSIHFTDFAAVGDRLLISEYQDPARMELIVKNPEEVLSYRRYNDLNMTHSGSTFLKSAWQAAGGYEPDRRRRLVPFSDRDFQLRINALFPVGMSLQVPFSFWRSDSSVDARRNS comes from the coding sequence ATGTATTCGCTCAAGCTTTTTCTGTACCGCCTGCTCAGGAGCTTCATCCGCAGTGCGGATATTCCGGAAAAGAAAATTCGTAACTACCTCGATGCGATGCAGGGGCGAGGGTTGCCGCAGCGGGGAAAGGGTGATGTCAAATCCCTTGCCGTCGTCGTTCCCTGTTACGGGCATGCGCAGTATCTGGAACAGGCTGCGGAAAGCCTGCTGAAGCAGACCCGGCCCCCGGACGAGGTTGTATTTGTCGAGGACCATTCTCCCGACGCTACAGGGGAAATCCTCGCAGCGTTGGCGCCAGCGTTTGCAGCAAACGGCATTGCGTGCACGATACTACGCAATCCGCACAACCGCGGACAGGCCGAATCCCTCAATCTGGGAATAGAAGCGGCTTCATCCGAAGTAATAATGATTCTTAATGACGATGACTATCTTATGCTCGACGCTGTGGAGGTCATGTTCAAGCTGTTTGGCCGTTATCAGGATGTCTTTCTCATTGGTGGGCACAGTATCCATTTTACCGATTTCGCTGCCGTTGGAGACCGGCTGCTCATATCTGAATATCAGGATCCTGCCCGCATGGAACTTATAGTCAAGAACCCGGAAGAGGTTCTTTCTTATCGGCGTTACAACGACCTTAACATGACTCATTCCGGCAGCACGTTTCTGAAATCAGCCTGGCAGGCGGCTGGTGGATATGAGCCTGACAGGAGGAGGCGGTTGGTGCCCTTCAGTGACCGTGACTTTCAGCTGCGGATAAATGCGCTCTTCCCTGTTGGGATGAGCCTGCAGGTTCCCTTTTCCTTCTGGCGGAGCGACAGCAGTGTGGATGCGAGGCGGAACAGCTGA
- a CDS encoding flippase has protein sequence MNRWPLPEFIRRKLEGRQALQGIIANTGWLFADRIIRMGIGLLVSVWVARYLGPSQFGLLNFATAFVALFAAFSTLGLDGIVVRELVRHPDDRREILGSAIFLRLAGSLVTIVSAAGIISLLRQGEELPRLMVMIISIGTLFQTLDVIDFWFQSRVLSKYTVMAKNGAFIIAAFLKAILILRGAPLIFFAWAALLELVLAAAGLVFFYRRNGGRIREWLVRGARCRSLLADSWPLILSGLSIAVYMKIDLVMLGKMAGDQAVGIYSAATKMSEVWYFIPMAIVSSIFPSVIRAREKDESLYYRRMQRLFSFMAALSFSIAVPMTFLASLVVVPLFGEQYAAAGPVLAVHIWASLFVFYGVAQSPWDLAENLTRLALFRMAFGAIINVALNIILIPAYGVMGAAVATVISQAFSSVILNLIHPRTREIFYLQVKGLFFLKALREI, from the coding sequence ATGAACAGGTGGCCGCTTCCGGAGTTCATCCGCAGGAAGCTTGAGGGTCGGCAGGCCCTGCAGGGGATAATTGCCAATACCGGCTGGCTTTTTGCCGACCGTATCATCCGGATGGGGATAGGGCTGCTGGTAAGTGTGTGGGTGGCGCGCTACCTGGGGCCGTCGCAATTTGGGCTTCTGAATTTCGCCACCGCGTTTGTCGCCCTTTTTGCGGCATTTTCAACCCTCGGGCTTGACGGGATAGTGGTGCGCGAGCTGGTCCGCCATCCGGACGATAGGCGGGAAATACTCGGTTCCGCAATCTTCCTGCGGCTCGCGGGAAGCCTTGTCACGATCGTTTCCGCGGCAGGAATCATTTCGCTGCTGCGGCAAGGGGAAGAGCTTCCCCGGCTGATGGTGATGATCATCTCCATCGGTACGCTGTTTCAGACGCTCGATGTGATAGATTTCTGGTTCCAGTCCCGGGTGTTGTCGAAGTACACCGTTATGGCGAAAAACGGGGCGTTCATCATCGCGGCGTTTCTGAAGGCAATCCTGATTCTCAGGGGCGCGCCCCTCATCTTTTTCGCTTGGGCCGCACTTCTGGAGCTCGTACTGGCGGCGGCGGGGCTTGTATTCTTCTACCGGAGAAATGGAGGGAGAATCCGCGAATGGCTGGTAAGGGGCGCCCGATGCAGATCACTCCTGGCCGACAGCTGGCCACTGATCCTCAGCGGCCTCTCGATCGCTGTGTACATGAAGATCGACCTGGTGATGCTCGGCAAGATGGCGGGGGACCAGGCAGTCGGCATTTACTCCGCAGCCACGAAAATGTCCGAGGTATGGTATTTCATTCCGATGGCGATCGTTTCCTCCATTTTCCCCTCAGTGATTCGTGCGAGGGAAAAGGATGAGAGCCTCTACTATAGACGGATGCAGCGCCTGTTCAGCTTCATGGCTGCTCTTTCTTTCTCCATTGCGGTGCCGATGACCTTTCTCGCCTCATTGGTCGTGGTTCCGCTGTTCGGGGAGCAATATGCTGCCGCCGGACCGGTCCTGGCCGTACATATCTGGGCTTCTCTCTTTGTCTTTTACGGCGTTGCCCAGAGTCCGTGGGATCTTGCGGAGAACCTGACGCGGCTTGCGCTTTTCAGGATGGCTTTCGGCGCCATTATCAACGTCGCCCTGAACATAATCCTCATTCCGGCATACGGCGTCATGGGTGCGGCGGTAGCCACGGTGATTTCGCAGGCTTTCTCTTCAGTGATTCTGAACCTGATTCACCCCCGGACCAGAGAGATATTTTATCTTCAGGTGAAGGGGCTCTTTTTCTTAAAGGCACTGAGAGAGATATGA
- a CDS encoding winged helix-turn-helix transcriptional regulator, whose amino-acid sequence MNSNDEKILDTYRSFLLLAEIAKEEPLSQRELSRRLGIALGLVNSYIKNLVAKGYIRVKNFPKNRYGYLLTPQGVTEKSRLAYQHLSYFTNLYTTARQDYVKLFRSLQAKGVEKIVFCGVDEVAEIAYLSLQGTGIELLFAMDDERAGDNFFGRPVVTVAKGLLAGHYRIVITSVKKGEMLRKRLLDLGVSDDALHSIGAA is encoded by the coding sequence ATGAACAGCAACGACGAAAAAATCCTGGATACTTACCGCTCGTTCCTACTTCTGGCGGAGATCGCCAAGGAGGAGCCCCTTTCCCAACGGGAGCTTTCGCGGCGGCTCGGTATCGCCCTCGGCCTCGTCAATTCCTATATAAAAAACCTTGTCGCCAAGGGCTACATCCGGGTGAAGAATTTCCCTAAGAATCGTTACGGCTACCTGCTCACTCCACAAGGGGTGACGGAGAAAAGCCGGCTGGCGTACCAGCACCTGAGCTATTTCACCAACCTCTACACGACTGCGCGGCAGGACTACGTGAAGCTTTTCCGCTCGCTTCAGGCTAAAGGAGTCGAAAAGATTGTGTTTTGCGGAGTGGATGAGGTGGCGGAGATAGCATATCTGTCGCTGCAAGGGACGGGGATAGAGCTTCTGTTCGCGATGGATGACGAACGGGCCGGGGATAATTTCTTCGGTCGGCCTGTTGTCACTGTCGCCAAAGGGCTTCTTGCCGGGCACTACCGGATCGTCATTACATCGGTAAAGAAGGGTGAGATGCTCAGAAAACGGCTCCTGGATCTGGGGGTGTCCGATGACGCACTGCACTCCATCGGGGCTGCATGA
- a CDS encoding DUF2304 family protein, translating into MAFAGIDKIQVVAIIFSLGIFAFIFELVKHRRMKEEYSIVWFMMSLFFLYLSLDRFAIDRLGGLFGIAYKPSILMLIITAFVFLVLIHITVVITRLSEQNAELIQELGLGRLQAELAGDPYAASKKKADILVIVPAYNEEVNIVRVIHDLKSISTDLDILVINDGSADNTGEAARSTGEALVVDLPTNLGIGGAVQTGFKYALRNAYQIAIQFDGDGQHRAEEIRKLLDLLIDGGASMAIGSRFLGGREGFRSTFVRRIGIRLFQVLNSLLIGQRITDNTSGFRAYDRETIEFLARYYPVDYPEPEAVILLGKNGFRIAEASTIMRERTGGDSSIAGITGLYYMMKVILAIFMTSLRRPLRSAGSPGQI; encoded by the coding sequence ATGGCCTTTGCGGGCATAGACAAAATCCAGGTAGTAGCCATCATCTTCAGTCTCGGCATCTTCGCGTTCATATTCGAGCTCGTGAAGCATCGGCGCATGAAGGAAGAATACTCCATCGTCTGGTTCATGATGAGCCTTTTCTTCCTCTACCTTTCTCTCGACCGTTTCGCAATCGACCGGCTTGGAGGCCTTTTCGGCATTGCCTATAAGCCGAGCATCCTCATGCTCATCATAACGGCTTTCGTCTTCCTGGTCCTCATTCACATCACCGTCGTCATCACCCGGCTTTCGGAGCAGAATGCGGAGCTGATCCAGGAACTGGGGCTCGGACGTCTGCAGGCCGAGCTCGCGGGCGATCCGTATGCGGCTTCGAAAAAAAAGGCCGACATCCTTGTAATAGTCCCGGCATATAACGAGGAAGTGAACATTGTCCGGGTGATTCATGATCTGAAAAGCATCAGCACCGACCTCGACATCCTCGTGATCAATGACGGTTCAGCGGACAACACTGGGGAGGCTGCACGCTCTACCGGAGAGGCCCTCGTTGTGGATCTTCCGACGAACCTCGGGATCGGGGGCGCTGTCCAGACCGGCTTCAAGTATGCACTTCGAAATGCGTATCAGATCGCAATTCAATTTGACGGTGATGGGCAGCACCGGGCGGAGGAAATCCGCAAGCTCCTCGACCTCCTCATCGACGGGGGAGCCAGCATGGCTATCGGTTCCCGCTTCCTCGGGGGGAGGGAGGGGTTTCGCTCCACCTTCGTGCGCCGCATCGGCATTCGGCTCTTCCAGGTCTTGAACTCCCTGCTCATAGGCCAGCGCATAACCGACAACACGTCAGGCTTTCGTGCCTACGACCGCGAAACCATAGAGTTCCTTGCGCGATATTACCCGGTGGACTACCCGGAGCCTGAAGCCGTTATACTTCTAGGCAAGAACGGCTTCCGCATAGCCGAGGCGTCTACCATAATGCGCGAGCGAACCGGCGGCGACTCCTCCATCGCCGGCATCACCGGCCTCTACTACATGATGAAGGTGATTCTTGCCATCTTCATGACTTCTCTCCGCAGGCCCCTGCGTTCCGCGGGCAGCCCGGGGCAGATTTGA
- a CDS encoding glycosyltransferase family 2 protein → MISIVMPSYNQAPFVEEAVRSVLDQRYVEVELLVMDPGSTDGSRELLLELQEQYGERLRLHFEPDRGQSDAVNRGMSLARGNVLGWLNSDDRLHPGALARVFRLLDHEEARWLYGRAGMIDERGRAMSSLIVSYKNWRSRHFSYLKLLTEDFIPQMGVFWNRSMWEHAGELDLSKDLDMDYDLWFRFARVADPVVLTEYLADFRVHGEAKGSRRTGEQLAAAYATARHYAVGLGMLGRLAVLIHLLFSWRTRLLYLWMKP, encoded by the coding sequence GTGATATCCATAGTTATGCCCTCATACAACCAGGCCCCCTTTGTGGAGGAAGCCGTACGTTCGGTGCTCGACCAGCGCTATGTCGAGGTGGAACTGCTCGTGATGGATCCGGGTTCCACCGACGGCTCCCGGGAGCTGCTGCTGGAACTGCAGGAGCAATACGGAGAGCGGCTGCGCCTTCATTTCGAGCCTGACCGCGGTCAATCCGACGCGGTAAACCGGGGTATGTCGCTTGCCCGAGGTAATGTCCTCGGATGGCTCAATTCCGACGACCGGCTCCATCCCGGGGCGCTTGCGCGGGTGTTCCGTCTGCTGGACCATGAGGAAGCCCGGTGGCTGTATGGCCGGGCTGGGATGATCGACGAGCGGGGAAGAGCGATGTCGAGCCTGATCGTCAGCTACAAGAACTGGCGCAGCCGCCATTTTTCTTACCTTAAACTCCTGACCGAGGACTTCATTCCGCAGATGGGTGTGTTCTGGAACCGTTCAATGTGGGAACACGCCGGAGAACTCGATCTGTCGAAGGACCTGGACATGGACTACGACCTCTGGTTCCGTTTCGCCCGAGTCGCCGACCCTGTGGTACTCACGGAATACCTGGCGGACTTTCGTGTTCACGGCGAGGCGAAGGGGAGCAGGCGAACCGGGGAGCAGCTCGCGGCGGCCTATGCAACAGCGCGGCATTATGCGGTCGGATTGGGCATGCTGGGAAGGCTTGCAGTCCTCATCCACCTGCTCTTCAGCTGGCGGACGCGGCTCCTCTACCTCTGGATGAAGCCGTAA
- a CDS encoding glycosyltransferase family 2 protein, whose protein sequence is MTQELPLVSVITPSFNQGKYIEETIKSILAQDYPRIEYIVVDGASTDKTLAILERYEGRLHLISKPDRGQTEALNKGFRLARGEIVCWVNADDLLLPGAISTAVASFSENPDCMLVYGDGHLIDEAGTFLSRFPYARPFDLWKLMRIESFILQPTTFFRKCALEEIGYLDESYNWCMDWDLWIRLGSRFPVRYIPQPFASARLHRQTKTSNGGIARLREIKRVLSRFGNRKYLLAMSRITFGHVRTTLFLRFLKQGKSLCQPDSMTKKSLRLLFDNQGLYDDGALGKRAKLMFPLGVDADLVQLDLETPREAGMQAVTCYSNRIRLFSCDLPAGAATVSIPYNRLLEHPTEVELHFRATFGHGVVWRRRSSFLVGTRLVKS, encoded by the coding sequence ATGACACAAGAACTTCCTCTCGTTTCCGTAATCACTCCCTCCTTCAACCAGGGTAAGTACATTGAAGAGACAATAAAAAGCATCCTTGCTCAGGACTATCCTCGTATCGAATACATAGTTGTCGATGGTGCTTCGACCGATAAGACACTGGCAATCCTCGAACGGTACGAAGGGCGGCTGCATCTGATTTCCAAGCCGGATCGCGGGCAGACGGAGGCCCTCAACAAGGGCTTCCGTCTCGCCCGTGGCGAAATCGTCTGCTGGGTCAATGCCGACGACCTTCTCCTCCCAGGTGCTATATCAACTGCCGTTGCATCTTTCAGCGAGAACCCGGACTGTATGCTCGTTTATGGAGACGGTCATCTCATTGACGAGGCGGGAACATTCCTTTCAAGATTTCCCTATGCACGTCCCTTTGACCTCTGGAAACTGATGAGGATTGAGTCATTCATCTTGCAGCCAACGACCTTTTTTCGAAAATGTGCCCTGGAAGAAATTGGCTACCTGGACGAAAGCTACAACTGGTGCATGGACTGGGACCTGTGGATCAGGCTCGGAAGCCGCTTCCCCGTCCGGTACATACCACAACCCTTTGCCTCTGCGCGGCTTCACCGCCAGACCAAGACCAGCAACGGTGGCATCGCACGGCTGAGAGAGATCAAGCGAGTTCTAAGCCGTTTCGGCAACAGGAAGTATCTTCTTGCTATGTCGAGAATTACGTTTGGCCATGTGCGCACTACTCTGTTTCTCCGTTTTCTTAAACAGGGGAAAAGCCTTTGTCAGCCGGATTCGATGACGAAAAAATCTTTGCGGTTGCTGTTCGATAACCAGGGCCTTTATGATGACGGGGCACTGGGGAAGCGGGCAAAGCTCATGTTCCCGTTGGGGGTGGATGCTGATCTTGTACAGCTCGATCTGGAGACTCCTCGCGAGGCCGGGATGCAGGCAGTGACGTGTTACTCCAACCGCATACGGCTTTTCTCTTGTGACCTGCCTGCCGGAGCCGCCACCGTATCCATACCGTACAACAGGCTTCTTGAACACCCCACGGAGGTCGAGCTGCATTTTCGTGCTACTTTCGGCCACGGTGTTGTGTGGAGAAGGCGTTCATCATTTCTTGTTGGAACCCGACTCGTGAAGTCCTAA
- a CDS encoding glycosyltransferase family 4 protein: MAKVHEMPELGGPDTPLGGRRLLILFPHMVFPGGALNYTLRLAEYLISRGATVGIVTLRWDPVAISVPSGVEIISAEGPLTSSLVYWCAFLLWQKKIQRLIHDWKPDLLIPQVFPSNWWGWLYRRSCKVPLIWICHEPSAFIHSRQWIDALKPWWKRLLALSLRPIFRRIDIGLGRYSDAIIANSRFTARSVEHTYHRAVAGIAYPGIDASQYFSDNTKRENALITVAALSRFKNVDFLLRVFARLVQQRPDMVYHIVGHGDEAGRLEQLAEKLGITENVIFYGRVSDEMLPALYRRSRLFLHGAVDEPFGLAPLEAIACGTPVVAHKSGGPSEFVDDTCGRLIPSLDETEWAEIIEGFLQLLEDQPAYLGPVPELSRRFSWNYSFQPVLDSILSLSGHGQSYEQSFKKDTETHNQ, encoded by the coding sequence ATGGCAAAGGTGCACGAGATGCCTGAGCTTGGAGGGCCTGACACGCCCCTGGGAGGCCGGCGTCTTCTCATACTCTTCCCCCACATGGTCTTCCCCGGGGGCGCACTCAACTACACGCTGCGGCTTGCCGAGTATCTGATCTCCAGGGGAGCGACGGTGGGGATAGTGACACTTCGGTGGGACCCGGTAGCGATTTCCGTACCATCCGGAGTCGAAATAATATCCGCTGAAGGCCCTCTTACTTCGAGCCTTGTCTATTGGTGCGCGTTCCTGTTGTGGCAGAAGAAGATCCAACGTCTCATACACGACTGGAAACCGGACCTGCTCATTCCGCAGGTATTCCCCAGCAACTGGTGGGGGTGGCTCTATCGCCGGAGCTGCAAGGTGCCACTTATTTGGATCTGTCACGAGCCAAGTGCCTTCATCCACTCCCGGCAATGGATTGATGCCCTGAAGCCTTGGTGGAAGCGGCTGCTGGCGCTATCCTTGCGCCCAATATTTCGCCGCATTGACATCGGCCTGGGCCGGTATTCTGATGCGATCATCGCCAACAGCAGGTTCACGGCACGAAGCGTCGAGCATACATATCACCGTGCCGTAGCCGGCATTGCATATCCGGGTATCGACGCTTCTCAATATTTCTCTGATAATACGAAGCGGGAAAATGCCCTTATTACCGTGGCGGCGCTGTCGCGATTCAAGAACGTCGATTTTTTGCTGCGGGTTTTCGCTCGTCTTGTTCAGCAGCGGCCTGATATGGTCTATCACATCGTCGGGCACGGGGATGAGGCGGGGCGGCTGGAGCAACTGGCAGAGAAGCTGGGGATAACCGAAAATGTAATTTTTTACGGAAGAGTTTCTGATGAGATGCTCCCTGCATTGTATCGCCGCTCCAGACTTTTTCTTCACGGCGCTGTAGATGAACCCTTCGGGCTGGCGCCGCTGGAGGCTATTGCCTGCGGAACCCCCGTAGTCGCACATAAAAGTGGAGGGCCCTCTGAATTCGTAGATGACACCTGCGGCAGGCTGATTCCTTCTTTGGATGAGACAGAATGGGCCGAGATTATAGAAGGTTTCCTTCAACTACTTGAGGACCAGCCGGCGTATTTAGGTCCTGTCCCGGAGCTGAGCCGGCGCTTTTCTTGGAATTACAGTTTCCAGCCAGTCCTAGACAGCATCTTGTCCCTGTCCGGGCATGGTCAAAGTTACGAGCAATCGTTTAAGAAAGACACTGAGACTCACAACCAATGA